The nucleotide window AGTTGAGGATAAATTTGTAACCTTACATCAGCACTGTATCATATACCTTGACCGGAGTCATAGTCTGAAAATAAGGTCGTATTGTATTGCATTAGCCGCATTGTAATTGTTTTGTAAAAACTAACTAATATATTACCTGATCGGGCCTGGTGTTAACATATAAAATAACCACATTTTTGGTCGTTTCAAGGAACATCTCATGTGCTCGGCCATTATTCAATGTTACTGTATTACTCTTGTTACCGCATCACCGTGATGGGGACCATCTCCAcattttttgcactatgcttagAGCAAAGCCGTTGGGCGGGGGCGGGTTGTACACAACTGATTGTCCACATATTTGGGCCATCTGCTCCGGGCACGtagatttttagtttttatgtgGTAAAATCTCTTTAAATTACCATTTATAAATCATAGCGGGATTAACATCCCTAGTTCAACTAATTCTTGAATGTTTTTGATTAGCTTGTATCTATTTAAAATAGACTCAATGACTTGATATTACCCAATCTTGTTATCAATTCACCTTTGATTTGACTTtataatgaatttaaaattattaaaaaaaaaaaaaaaaaaaaaaaaaacaatataacaATAGCCAAAGATAAGGTGGTGATTACTCCTACATTTCCGTCCTTCATATTGCTACATTTCTATCTTCTAAATGAGAAATTTTAGTGGAAATTTAGCACTTTAATTGAAAAAGACAAATCTATTGTACTCCTATCATTTATCTTAAATATTTGGggatttttattaatatcagtAGGACAAGTATGTGGAGAAGCTACCTCCACTATCTCAATGAATTGAATTCATTAATCAATCTTATTCTGCCTTTTTGGGGTGCCTCAACTGGCCAACTCTCAAACAATTTGCGCCTTTGCTTTTTTAAGGAAATACCCTTTAACAACATTTTGTGCGGGAGATGAGGCACGTGAAAAAAACAAACTCAATAAAATTGAGTTGTATATGTACGAAAGAAGAAGCTAAAAGTACAACTACGCAAGAAATAGAGGTGTAAATGGACGATATCTGATATTCAACCCATGTGAAatacttttgattttttatcaatgaaaatataattgaatatttagtttttttgaatttgatatttcatatcatataattttgttattttctctaaaattttatagaaaaagaaatttctattaaaaactttatttatCTATGTTAAATTATTATCGTGTAATATATTATGACTCTGACATACTtggtatattaatatattatacgTTAGAAATAATCTTGTGTTGATTCGGAAGTATTGGAGTGGGATGAAAGAAACAACTCCTTTCGAAGTGTTCACAAAGTTGTGAACGTACTGTACATATATCAGTGCTCCGttctttctttaaatttgttatattgtGCAATGCCATAAATCAAAATGTAGTTTTTTAAGTGTAATGTTTTAACACTAAAGAGATAGAATTACttctttgttattttaattttcataactAACAATCATGTTTATGACCAATGAGGAAAATATCAGTTGTAAGgactatttaattaaatgagtttatagtttatttttttaagtaatcactttaaggtcataagtaattactttaaagtaactaatcactttaaaacaataaatatacatcaaataaatttaatggatatGATCTCATCATGAGAtcatctcatttgagaatttgtgagtACCCAAATGGTTTTAGTGTGTACATTTACTTGGTATAGAGGAGCACTATAATTAGAATATGTAATTTCTTGGAAGCAgcattagattttttttttttttatggcgTGTATTGTAGTTGTACATGGTTTAACGCTGATAAGTGATAAGATTGATAGATAAGTGATATTGGAAATTTACTTTTAAAGTCTAAAGTCATCGCTTAACCGTGTATGTTGAATATGTGGATGCTTTATCATCTTTTGCAAACCTCTCTACGATTTCAAACATGCATACTATGTATATTGCCTAGATCTTCCGCTGTCATGAAGCCAAGAGAAACgagatgaaaataatttttgtagGGTAGTAAGAaagacgaaaaaaaaaaaaaagtaaatgtatgtggtaattcaaaatcaaaaaaataatatgaattataactaaaaatagaaattatataaatttaataaaataaactaaaaaaataagtaaagttCATGGGAAGTTGTGGGTCATACTCATATCCAAACATCACAATTGTTTCATGTAAAGTGTACTTTTAGTTCATACAAAAtcttaattattgattttatttgatagaagtttaaatattaataaattgttAAACATAggaatttaaaaaaacttttaaaattttgaaattatgacaaatgttttttttttattattattctatagAAACGTTATATAATCTCATACATCCAAGAAAAGAATTagaagaacaacaaataaaaataatatatttgatataattttttatgagtgATTTCAgcttataaaattatttttagatgTTGCCTATCATATGGAGAGGATGCTAGACGTCAAAAATGTCATATTATAGTAGTTTAGTTTAGTGGATGAAACTAGATTAATTCTTACTAATTACCATCTAGAGGAAGGACTATCTCCCCTTCTCTTTACAGTGTTACCTCAATTTTAAAATGTCAAAATAGTACTCCTAAAAGAGAAGTAGGGATGACATTTAGATCCAATTACATTCTACTAGATTTGATCTGAGGAAAAAAAATGATTCGAACCCAAGATAAATTTCATTCTAAGTTCGATAATATATTTAGATTCCAAATTGGAGTTGAATCGGAGGTGGATCTTAGAAAAAATCCGATAATTCAACTTAAATCCTACTTCGATTTCAACTCAATCCAATATTCGACTCTGACTTAACCTAATATTTAAGTgtatagtttattttatataaatttttatattttaatgttgATGATAGAGACATAATAATGTGCTTATGTTATgcaaatttttctatttataagtTCTTACCAAATCTGACAAATCAATTAGAGAACAGCAGACTCATAATTGATCAAGTTTGATTTATCAAGGATTACAAAAATTCATCATCAAAGAAAGTTAGATGAATTAAGTGAAACAACTTTAATCAATGGGGTTAAAAGGGTTAACTATTATGTCGTGACGAtttcgtcacataatctcaccgtaGCCTATTTGTGTAGACACGGGACACTTATGGGGtcaggcccacaaacccacTGGTCAAGAgcattgacttgcacatacacttggtgagatTCATTgttttcccaaaaccatatggtagtaggaggaTTAGCTCACCCAATATAAATGCAGTTCATAACCTACTATTTTATCAATatgggatcttgtctcacatatGAAATATTTTCAACACTTCCCCTCACATGTGAGCCACATCATATCAGGAACCACCTTCGGCTCTGTcatattaggccgtgacaattcgtcacacaATCTCACagtggcccactcgtgtggacatgcccactcgtgtggacatgGGACACCCGTGGGCTCGGACCTACAATCCCACGGGTCAAGAgcattgacttgcacatacacttgatGAGGTttattgtttcccaaaaccatatgatagTCAGAGGATTAACTCatccaatatatatgcaagtccacaacCTACTATCTTATCGATGTGAGATTTTGTCTCATAAGTGAAGTATTTCCATCATTAACAGTTCAATAAAAACATAAGTTAAATTATCTAGTAAAAAAGTTTTGATCGACGACTATATACACattatattttgtttatcaATTTGACAAGATATTCTGGTAATAATTACACACAAGACTCATGATAGACCCAATCTAAAATATCATACTTAAAATCTGTTCAAACATCTAAAATTTCGAATATATAAATCTATGTATAATGAGTTATAATAATCATTTAGCAAAGCTCaatgaatatttcattttaaggaAAGCAAATAACTACTTATTTAAAAGTTATAGTTACGATGAATTAATGTATtagttaaaaagtaaaaatatttttaaaaaaatggcaTAATTTGACTCCGCTAGAAATACGAAGTTGAATGCCATGAAATCCAACTGTAAATAAAAAATGGAGGCAAAAAAAAATCCGAATTTTATTTAAAGTAAACTAAAACTTGCATAATTCGATCGGACTCAAGTCACTCTCATTCCATCATAACAGGTAGTAAACACTATAAACTCATAGCGTACAAGTCAAGTAAAGGCGTATCAATTAGGCAATTACTGTGTCTGTTCCAATAAATTTACAagaattttcattttagttagtcttttaaatttgttttttttttaaaatttttttttattttgatacaatttcattacttttatattttatatttcaaaataattatagCACTTTAATCTATTTATAAATTTAGCTTCTTAATATTTATgtcatttaaaaataagtaaatttattGAAAAGGAATAGcacatttattttcaaaaaagagaagaaaattaTTCTCGTGTGTTGGGCCCTTTTAAAAAGCGTGGTCAGTCAGTAGAACTAGTTTTGTCCATTCTTACAAAAGAAGTTTTCCTCCACAACAAAGAATATTCAACTCTCAGTCTCTACATTTATTTCTTTAGACTTTGGTTTTCATTCACATTCTAATTGTATTCACTAAAAGTTTTCTATAAATCCAGATTACTTTACTGTTCATTAATCTAAtacttttttctattttattgactgtttacgcaatttaatttattattttgattatttatatggaAGTACTATACTATTTacattcaaaaattttaaaaaaatttaatataatgaaGATATACAATCTGACGAAATAAAAAAACTCACTTGACTgcatttttttacatattagccattatatataaataaagctTGAGCGAGAAATAATACCAATAATCGTGatgtaacaagtatttcaaaacaaaaaaaagtaataataagtatttttcAATGATTGTAATTAATTGTACTTATTAAGTAAAATACTAActattttattacttttaagATTACACTAAAAATTTTAGTTCTAATATATCTTAGTGTTGTATGAACTTGTAGttttaatctaaaattaatAGTGTGGACGAAATCCATATAAGAGTTTATATTGTATTCATTAACCATGCACCACTTTGCGTTTGTATTTTAGATTAGAAATACGCGTAATGTAATCATAATTGGGATTATTGCTTATTATGTTAATTCGTCTTTTCCCAAATTTAAGGTGCTTCATGAATGATAATAAGCAACCAGATGATTCTAATCGGATTATTCTTCCATCTtaagtaaaatataaagtaCTTCTATTATTgagtaaatatatttaatatccggatatcaaataaattgataatatcaactaaattaaatgttaattatgtacgATATTgactaataataattttaaccactcaatagtactattttttttattttagtttgttttaatgatcgtgattaattttttttttgtgctaGTCGATCACCTTTATTCTTTAAATCCCATTTACTTACTTATTCATTTATCTATCTCAACCATTAATCACTTATTTCTATATTCAATTTGTttcttttgtcttattttttaatttaattttacttttaattaattttcaatagAAAAACCAAATTGCGCTATTTGAAAGGAATACATGGAGTATTTCCTTTGattttgatacattgttttaattaaaaaataggtCTACCAATGACAGgactaaattttaaaaagtctaAAATACATAAATCTGTATGCAAGCGAAATTTGAGTGAAAATTTTACAAATCATAAGCAGGGCTGTTTCTAGGATAATTTTGAAGTGCAATTACCTAGGACCTAATTTATGACAGGGACCAAATTGTGTTAGTTCTTTCTATTAAAAGTCAAttctttaattatatttttttattttatcattatatGATCTTAAATTCGTATATTTATTTGACGTTAAtgtgatgaaaaaaaaagataaattatatgATGCATAGTTgaagaaaaaaactaaaactttATTTGTATAAGGGCCTCTTTTTATTCTTCGCCTAGGGttcaaaaattatcaaaaacggCACTGATGACAAGCGTTTAAACTTTAATTAGGTTAGTTTTAAAATGAGAGGACTAAATTTAAAAGCCTTGGCCTAttagttataaaataaataactttaattatttatatattttttaagttgtCATTATGTAATATTCTTTTCATCTTACTCATCATGCTATATTCTGATTTTAATAtctaacatttaaattcatttGCGTAATTTATGTATCTTCGACTTggtaaaatgttaaaatattatCCTAACTTATAATAACTAATATGATATAGAGAGAAATTAAATTTACAGCGATAAAAATCActtatattcaaaaataataattaactttgttTATTAGGACATTACCAACAAAAGGGGAGACATACAAACTAAGGAATTAggtaaataaaaactttttttaccaaaataaagcaattttaataaacaaaagtATTACAAAAAATTGATTGGGACTTGGGAGCAACACCCTCCTCCTCGCCTAAAAAATTTAGCCACCAAAAACAGCAACCATTTCTCATCAAGTTATCAACCAACAAAACTTCATTCATAGtttcttttgtttattattcaagATCTGTATTACTTACATAACATTGACTTAGCGCCTAACCAGCTAACCTTATTAAAAAGGTATGTCATATTTTCATTGACAAATTTATAAAAGCAGAGAATAATGATATAATTTATACAACTTGCACAAAAATTAGGATACTATGGTAGTGCTCTCCCTAGCAATTAGAATTTTCTCTATtgaccaaaaataattttactctttttatctcttttacttttgctacaaaatatataaaaaattttactttgAATTTTGTAACTTAACAGAAGCAAAGTGATTGTTAATTTAATTCCTAGGTATCTTAGAGAGAGTATACTCAAGAAGAACATCACATTTCTTTTCAAACTACtcccaaaataaaatttatatttacattcttaattattttgtcgataaacaaaaaaaccaaaaaacaaataacccaaagaaaaaaaatatcctTCACGATCACGAACTTTAAAACATGTTTTAATACGTTCGTATGACGTGCTCTTCGCCTGAAATTCGATCGACATGTCTAATCCAACGCCTCTTATTACTACTCTTCACGGAATTAATACCGGCGGTAGATCCTAACACGCAAGATGGCGCCACGTGTGCGATATCCAACCCCGGTCCCACAGGAAGAAAAGCAGTGCGAATCACCCGATACTTTCCTCCATCCAAAACTCCTCTCCAATTAAACGCACACGACGTCGTTTTTGCCTCTGCATTTTTACATACCAAAACTGCCCCTCTACTACTCAATCTTGCTAACCTTAGAAACCTGCAAAAGTTTCTTCGCCGACTATCCACTACTAAAAAGTCAACGCCATCAAGCTCTGACATGATTTCTTCTGGTTCTCCGATGAGAATCTCCGGCGATGTAATTCCTGTGGTGGATGATGACATAGCATGTAAGTAGTCGTTTCTAGAATGTTCGTCGGGAACTATACACACGTGACGACCATCGGTATGTCGTGCGGCGATTGCGAGACCTATGCTTCTTGGAGTGAAGTTTCCGTTCGACCAGGTTTCTACTATCAGTTTTGAATTCCATCCTGCTGCCATGGCTGATATTAGCTCTGCTACTCCTGATTCTTGGTTTAGTTTACACTGTAATTATTCCAAAATTGacaaaattgaaaagaaaagaaagcatATTAGTTTTTGATTGTTGAAAAATGAAGATTTAAATTATCGTAGAGTATTCACATGAAAAAGAGTTGTTCAGCAAAggattagaaaagaaaaaaagagttTCATAAATAGATTTCACGTTTTTCGGAAAAAGAAAAGATGAATAAACCTGATCAACATGCTTTTTGAAAATATTCAAAATCCTCCTAattgttttataaaatatagaACAATCAGGtggaaaaattaaatataaaatcgTTATATACCACAAAACACAAGAATCAAGACgcttctaatttaattttaaaattttttcctgataaaatttatttgaattgcAAAATTGTATAGCACCTTCATTGGAAAAgaattttagtttaaaaaaaaaagagaaagttagAAATGAAGAACTTACAGATTTAACAGTATCAATATAAGCTTTAGAAGCATTATCAGGAGACCAAACCACCTTCATTTTAATCTTAGATTAAAGATATAAAGAAACAAATTAATAATCGTTTTCCTCTGATTGATAATCTTATATATGATTGTAGTACTGTAAATTGGTGAAAGATTTTAGTATTGGTAGAGATATTGATGAGAAAGCTTGTTAAGATTTTAGTAGaagttagagagagaaagagggagaAAAGTTTGCTTGAGGAATAAGGCAGGAAATGAAAATGGAAAGAAGAGCGAATATTGTGGGAGTCACCTGAAAGGGGTTTtataaagagaaagaaaaagagagtTGACAAATTGATGGTGTGTATTGTCTGCCGCAAATCTGACGTGTGTGATTTTGTTTCCGATAAGCTCCTTTTACTATGGGCGGACTGCTGACCCTTCTACGGACGGTCCTCAccttttctataattttttattccaACTATTCCCGTTTTCTAATGCCAAAAGCTTatgttataaaaataaaaatattattacccgttaaattatacttgttatatttgattttttatgtgttttaatgtattattttgtttattaactcattaatttatgcacatcaaaaaatataaaaaattagtattatgaCAATATGTGATTAaatgattcaaataaaatctcacttgattatatttttgctTACGTATTAGCcataatatacaaaataaatatgaaTGATAAATAGTGCCGATAATCAATTTGTATCAACTATTTCAGAATACATGAAGTATTTAAAagtgtaaattaaaaattaaattaaatgaaaacaataataggagtataacatattttactataatttaataataagctTTAAATTTTATGCTATATTAGATAGTATAATTAATTGCTATActatttaaagtttaaaatatattctaatttactatttaaattaatttatatctttATTAAATAATGCTTTAAGGCATTGGTTTGCTagatctttttaaaaataatgtcCTTAATTATGGgggtaatttttttgtttggagGTTTTAACTTTTGAAAGTACTCTGTGTAGCTAATACTCGATCATCCCTCATTGAAATTATTacatttgatattttaatgtgAAAATTATTATgactaaatatataattttatgtcATATGAATGAGTAACTCCTAGCTATGTACTAGAGGTGTACATTATTATTCGTTCCAAATAATCTAATTCATCTAATTCAGAATATTTAGTATTCACTTttaaaaattggaaaatttatttaattttttaaattgggAGTTTGGATAGGGACACTTAGCGGCGCCTTATTCATGTCCTAGATTATTAAATCTGTCCCTTTTACTCTTCGTTTGTTATTGTACATTGCCTTTAAGTATCGCTCTTTACcttcttctttatttttatctttattattagttatttttacGTATTAGTTATTggatatgataatgatgatgatggaatTTGGATCAAATATTTGGTTTAAACTTGGATAACAAATTTAGATTCGAATGGGGATTTTAGTGAAAGCAAATATTTGGTTTtgaatttcattaaaattttttaatagtaATTTATATAGGCTTTTGAACAtgctaatatttaaaatttttaacttCAACTAAGTTACATAACTTATCAATTCTTAATTAATTTAGGCTTTTAAACAGCTATAATGATTTGGcaattaaaagaatataaaaacttattttttaatctatgaaaaataattttgattaaagaagtaaaaaaaagtagaattaaatgtttatgtgaacaaaagtgcaaaaaacaaatcaaaattcgATATATTCGAATTCCAGATATCAAGTTTACCGTATTGAAATTGGATCATTACATTCAAATTTTCGAATCCAAATGGATTTTGTATCTGATTTTTAACATCCTTGTCCCCTACTATGTACATGAACTATTTCCTATTATGCTCTACATTTGATAAAATtgctataaataatttttagaagTGAAGTTGATAGAATTGTTTGATaattaaaaaagctaaaaataaaaattcaacgaAAAACTTTATGAAAAATCTATTTATCAAACGAAAAATGCGCACACGTACACATAAAAAAATACGTAATTAACATCATGAAATAAGAGagttgtattattttaaatttcattaaaatagaaattaatgaCAAAATCTCATAGAAGACGATGTATTAGATGCTCAATATCCACCTTCACTTTTTTAACCTTTGGTTAGTATTAAAATTGTggaaataaaagtaaaataggacaattaaggtaatttgatagaaaattaatgaaatttaatttgattgttGGAGAGATAAAATAGTTGACGTAAAGTAATGAGAAAGggataaaataacaataaatttccttatttttaaatatttttcctcCATACGAGGAAAAACatcttactttttatttattttttttagtttattctcAATCTACTTATTCTACAACTATTTCAATTAGTTCATATGCAAATATATGTACAATTACTTCATTAATTCgacttttttattctttaaatatttatactaaATCTAAACATGCCCTACAACAATTTATAACCGAGAATCAAACAAGTCTTTTAAGATATAACTATCATCtatgaaaacgatcgccaaatacttacgatgttaagaacaaacaacaatgagcaaaattaagtttgacaaagtaacaaacaaggacacaaagatttaaggaggttcacccaatgatggctacg belongs to Amaranthus tricolor cultivar Red isolate AtriRed21 chromosome 17, ASM2621246v1, whole genome shotgun sequence and includes:
- the LOC130804538 gene encoding uncharacterized protein LOC130804538; the protein is MKVVWSPDNASKAYIDTVKSCKLNQESGVAELISAMAAGWNSKLIVETWSNGNFTPRSIGLAIAARHTDGRHVCIVPDEHSRNDYLHAMSSSTTGITSPEILIGEPEEIMSELDGVDFLVVDSRRRNFCRFLRLARLSSRGAVLVCKNAEAKTTSCAFNWRGVLDGGKYRVIRTAFLPVGPGLDIAHVAPSCVLGSTAGINSVKSSNKRRWIRHVDRISGEEHVIRTY